The genomic region GGAGGAGCTGCAGGCAGGAAGTTGTATCTGAAGACCAGAGAGCTTCTGAAGCCAGCCAAGGGGAGAACAAGGCGCAGCAAAATGTGGGAGTTCAGCCAGAGTGGAGATGTGCCGCCGTACAGGGAGGGAGGAGGTAACACGCAGCGTGGGAGGAGTACAACGCAGCAGTTTAACAAGGTGAGACATAACACAGCGGTTTTAACTTGTAGTATTATGAGATAATATCTACAAAGTGACCTCTGCAACCAACCTACTGGTTAGAACATATATTGGGTTATCACTTTAGCACtatgacacatttttatttccttgtACATCTCTACTTTGTATTGTAATTAACATACTTTTATCCCCGGTTACAGGATGGTCTTCCTGTTGGCAGGGTTTGGAGTGCGAGGGCCAAACCAACAACATCAGTTTCATTTTCTTCCCCTCACTTAACGTGCTCCAACACTCAAACCTTATCTGTATTCAGCCCCGCCCTACAGCCTTCCTTGTCTCCTGGCCTGCAGTCTGCAGCCTCttcatccctccctcctccatctCATGAGGATCATCCTGAACACTTTGATCGTCTGCTGGAGGAAGTGATGATGGGCCTTGACATTTtaccaaacaacaacaacagtgctCTACATTCTCAGCCTCCTCTTCCAACCAGAAGCAGCCATTGTGCCTATGCCTCATGTGGCAATACTTTGGCCCAAAACAACCAACAAGGCTGTACCACTGGCCTCCTGGAGGCAAATACAGGTTTTCATGGGTCCACACATGTTGCTGTAGCAAGAGGGACTGGCAGCTCCAGCTCTGCAATCAGTGAGATGCCGGTTTTACAGCAgcagggagagggagagctgAACAAGATGCTGGACCACTTCCTCCAGTCCTTTGAGCAGCACGTTGACAGCTGTACTGCCAGGGATGAGGTGGAGATGTTTGGTCAAAGCTGCACAGAGGCTAGTCAGCCTTACACTGTCCTTCGCAAATACAGAAAAACCAAGACCCCTCACACCCCTCGTctacaaaataaacacacactgcaTCCAGCCAGACACTCTCAAATAACTCCACTGCAACAGAGAGATGAAACCGAAACACTGCAGAGATGTTCACAGCCACGCAAGGCATTTGCTTGCAGTGCCTCTCCCCCCAAACATACTGAGCAATCACTGAGGAAAGTCAGAGCGCCAGCCAAacgacagaaaaaaaagatgaggaaGACAGTGTCATCAAGTGACGCAAAGACCAAAAGCATTCGTGACCGAGGAGACAAGCAGCTAAAGCAGATGCCTGTAGTGAAACTGGAGAGGAGTGGCCCGCTGCCAGCCCAAGTTACACTGCACAAACCCAGCTGTCCAGAAGTCCAGGTGACAAACTTTTCTAACTACTCTCAAATAATGCTTCTGCTAATGTCTGCTGTTACAATCATTTGAGTCAAAGTCTTACAACTGTTAGTAATCAAAGAGTGTAATTGGGTTGTGACACCCacagaaggagaaagaaaatgtatcaaatgGTTTGTCTGTCTATATATCATTTTCAGAAACCGGCAAAAACAAAGACCGGTGCATCATCCCGGAAATACCCACGTGACAACTTGTCTAAAATGGTTCAGCCGGCCTCATGGAGCACAAAGATGTACCCAATCAGGAGCAGGTTTAGAGAAGCACATATCATGGTGAGCATTGACCTTTCCTTCTAACCCCCAATTTCGGGCTGCGTAACGGCTGCGGGTTCGCTCCGGAACAGCGGCAAAGTcgttaggtttccattaaagtcagtgGGTTTATTTCCACTGACCGCGGAACGGCTGTGTCctgactccgtcccagctccggcgatctGCAGCCCTCTGGAGTAGATACGCAAAggttctatttttgccggatgcCGGaaagctccgcagcaattcagcacacggcagatagtgcgggacaggaagtcgaggacagaaacaaaataaaacatccggttaatttttcaaaataaaatatacctTGCTCACGATgtatatttccctgcactacaccttgaaaacacggcacagagttgtttcctctctactcctctggatggaaacaaacttgttgtttttgtggttcgattctacatgaatttgcgagatctcgtgggtcctcgtgacttcagctgtcagtcgtggccgcagccgttccgcaagaAATCTGGACCTGGTGGCTATTGACGGATGGCGGAGTACGAAGCCGTTACGCAGTAGAGCCGATCCGCAGCTGTTACGCATcaggtggaaattgggggtaagACCTTAGGCAAAGGTGTATTCCAAATGTCTTTTCTTCAAAGAAAGAGGCACCAAGATGCCAACAACtcttggatggattgccatgagaAATATTGACAGACATTCACACTAACCCTTACTTTTCCTCTAACACATTCAGCAAGCCAAAGTGTTTACTTATTCTGAGAAGTACGAGATATTTCTCAAAATAGATTGGCACAAACTTTGTACAGACATCTCAGGATGAGACAGCTCCCGGGCCAAAAAAGCCTGCTAACTGTCGGGATCCTTTATCTTTTTGTGTACCGCAATCATCAGGTCAAAACTTTATCCTTATCCTTAAAACTCTGGTTTATGACCAAAACCAATCAAATTAAAGACATTCCCAGCgactgtattttgtgttttgtgctaattaacaaatgttagcatgctaactcgATAAACTAAGATGGGGAGCATGTTAAGCATTATACCTGCTTAAAAATGAAGCATGTTAGTATAATGTCATTAGCGTTTAACTTTAAAGCACCACTGTGCATAAGTACAGTGGTGCAGAGCTGCTAGCATTGCTGTAGACTATTGGTCTTGTTGttgtataataattataaagtgAATGTGTTTTAAAGGACAGCCTGCCCTTTCTTAATGAGCCACTTCTGAACAAACGGCCACCCTCAGCAGGCCGACCAAGACCAGGCAGGCCAAAGAAAAATGGACAAATCCTCAGTTTTTCTACTGGTGAGAGTTCAACACCACCAACTCAGCCACAGCCGGTGGAGCCCAGTTGCATGGATGAACAACCAGAGAAAAACCAAGCGAGACAAGAAGAAGAATTGTCTGTTCAGCCACAGGGAGAGGCAGAGGCACCTACAAGCAGGGTAGAGAAGAGGGGAGCAGAGTCAGAGAAGAAGACAAGTGATGTTGCCCCTGTGGCCAAGAGGGTTTGCTTTGAGCGAATGGCCCAGCTGACCTCTGGAACATGCACACCAAGCTCTGAATCTTCAGACTTTGTCTCTGAACCAGCAACCAGAAAGCTACAGGACGTGTCCAGTGTAGGGGATTGCTTACAAAGAGAACAGCGGGAGGAAGAACCAGTGTGGAGAGAAATCAATCTCAGGGAAACTGTGGGAAGTTTGATGGATGAAGAGATGCAGAGCAGCAACGATGAGATCATCGACGTGGAGGGGCCGACTCTGTCACCTTTTGTCAAAGTGAAGCCTTCTGTTTCACCCTCCTCACATTCTGCCAAAGAGCTCAGTCTGGGGTTGACGGGCAGCTGGGAGGACGACGACGAGGACATTGATGTGATTGGCGGTTCCAGTCCCGCTCCTCATCCGGTGATCATCAGCTGGACAGAGTCTTCAGATGAGGAAGTAGATGAGGATGTGGATGTTGTCGGTGAAAAGACGGACATCGCTTCATCGGCGATCGTGTCTACTGTGAGTAAAGGTGAGCTCGTTAACGGCAAATATCAGACTACGGTGCTCTTACATTAGCTTCTGTGACGTGCAGTTTTCTTTTCCACCTGTCTACTTTAGTTTGTGTTATTCCCATTTATTTCCCAGAAGACATTCAGGATTCCTCCATTTGTTTCATTTAGTGAGTTGCATGGCAGGGAGAGTGATATAGATCAGTAGATATGTTCAGCAaagtttgttttaactgtcaaGTGTTGAAAACAAGACTAACCAAGCAGTTTAGAAAGAGGTTAGCTGCAAAGAAAATCAGGTTCATGTACCGTCAAAGGAATTAAGAGTGTTTTATTAGTTGTGAATAGGACTATGACTGTATTAGTTGTAAATCTGATTGATAATGTCAGCCTCTGTTCTGCCACAGTTTGTAAATGTTCCAGGAAACGTGTTTCTCCCTAGTTGTACTCTCAGGTTATGTTTGATAATGTTCCCTGTGGCGCTGATTTctagaataaaaacattttcctctAGTTCTTGAAGCAGCTCTATTCTGTGACTCCAAATGCACATCTCTGGAAATGAGGCTCATCTTTAGGGTGtagatttcattttaaattgttcAAAGAATTTCAAATTCCAACACAACATGTATTTAAGTCAAAATGTCCAATAATCCTGGAATCACACAGACTGAGTGTTCCAACTAAAATACGCATTGTTAGCTCATATTTGGTTTCAGTTTTGGTTTCCCCAGGAAATTCCTGCTGCATTGGATTGGACATGTTTGCGTTGTCTGTGTGTAGCACATTTCTTTGTTGCATAATGTCAAATTTCTCAACATGCttctcaattttatttatttgcaacatttttgttttgtcagagtGGTGAAGATATTTTCTTCATTTGGTTGTGTTGGGTCTGTTTGCATGTTGTTGTGTTCAGCCTGTCCGTAACACTATGTCTTTGAGAGGAATAACTGAAGATGTTCCTCCTATTCTGTCCTTTTCCCATTAGTCCTCTCCTTCCTTTACATTATGCTGTCTGCCTAATTTAGCACCTTAGATTGGCAGGTAAACCTTTAAAAGCCGATAATCACGTGGCTGCAAGTACCACTTTACCCCAGAGTTGAAAGGCGGCTGTAAATCTTGTTTGACTTAGTTTCAGTATCAATACATCAGTAGAAACTTTTGAAACTACTCCTGCAACATATTGAGCAGTGTCTATAGacattttgatacttttttccCCATTGTGAATACTTTCACAATGAAAACCCATTGCAGCCACAAGCCCTGTTCTCtgtaaagagaaaaacaacGTTTACAGGCATCTTTTAAACCCTGCCTATTTTGTATAATAAAACAAGATTAGATGAAGTGAAAATGAGTTTATTAGTTATCAACCTGTGGATCAACCTcctacacaacaacaaaacgcaTCTGAGCTGCACCTCAGCGCATTTGGCTGCACTGAGGAGACCTGGCCGTGATGCCATGCTGTAGCTTCATCTCCCCTCTGTTTGGATCCAGCTCACTGAGGAATTGCTCTAGTCTTCGCCCAGCTCAGGTGAGAAGTACAGcgcaggtgtgtgtttgtgtgtgagtgtgtagggACCTCCAAACCAAATAAAAAGACACTGTGTGAGTGTCAGTTATGTCagcaatgtgtttgtgtggagcGTGTGTTTCCCTGTGCTTTAACAGTGCGATATTGTCTTTTATCACACTCTGGCTGTGGCTGTAAATCAGTAGTGGTGTTCGGGCGGCTGTTGCGGCTCAAGTCAAGAGG from Etheostoma spectabile isolate EspeVRDwgs_2016 chromosome 10, UIUC_Espe_1.0, whole genome shotgun sequence harbors:
- the LOC116696354 gene encoding uncharacterized protein LOC116696354 isoform X1, giving the protein MWCYQKPGFEALLLAELQKQQQCSQFCDTLLKTEGISVPAHSCILSAISPDISSALSSAPPLPAGQSRLLEFRALGACTLLHMVRLLYCGEMAGEGENEKQEAISAAAKLGIHGLVEVTKRDCESRKEEGEGCHTEVGVQTELPMPEENGRWSRWRREVRDGSSFLWKETQSEGEKETWTQTEEQQVNTGPPSHPAASFDTLDMAAFQSFGMTDSHVVPTDIPYIPISLVYPPHENQPHQLLSAFIDSMQESTAVEHTSVPVVPPPHDFVPPPLLPFTSQATLCGAASQSCGAAPKGASRNVAAAEEWEDEQLEQFQGNIPGYISHFLKPDKEEGSCRGRARSRQGAGVGGARRAGTGERRARKPRARTGGRGRGGITQTVDVQEVGVSRLQKLFLQRWGLRASMTGQGGGAAGRKLYLKTRELLKPAKGRTRRSKMWEFSQSGDVPPYREGGGNTQRGRSTTQQFNKDGLPVGRVWSARAKPTTSVSFSSPHLTCSNTQTLSVFSPALQPSLSPGLQSAASSSLPPPSHEDHPEHFDRLLEEVMMGLDILPNNNNSALHSQPPLPTRSSHCAYASCGNTLAQNNQQGCTTGLLEANTGFHGSTHVAVARGTGSSSSAISEMPVLQQQGEGELNKMLDHFLQSFEQHVDSCTARDEVEMFGQSCTEASQPYTVLRKYRKTKTPHTPRLQNKHTLHPARHSQITPLQQRDETETLQRCSQPRKAFACSASPPKHTEQSLRKVRAPAKRQKKKMRKTVSSSDAKTKSIRDRGDKQLKQMPVVKLERSGPLPAQVTLHKPSCPEVQKPAKTKTGASSRKYPRDNLSKMVQPASWSTKMYPIRSRFREAHIMDSLPFLNEPLLNKRPPSAGRPRPGRPKKNGQILSFSTGESSTPPTQPQPVEPSCMDEQPEKNQARQEEELSVQPQGEAEAPTSRVEKRGAESEKKTSDVAPVAKRVCFERMAQLTSGTCTPSSESSDFVSEPATRKLQDVSSVGDCLQREQREEEPVWREINLRETVGSLMDEEMQSSNDEIIDVEGPTLSPFVKVKPSVSPSSHSAKELSLGLTGSWEDDDEDIDVIGGSSPAPHPVIISWTESSDEEVDEDVDVVGEKTDIASSAIVSTVSKGELVNGKYQTTVLLH
- the LOC116696354 gene encoding uncharacterized protein LOC116696354 isoform X2, giving the protein MWCYQKPGFEALLLAELQKQQQCSQFCDTLLKTEGISVPAHSCILSAISPDISSALSSAPPLPAGQSRLLEFRALGACTLLHMVRLLYCGEMAGEGENEKQEAISAAAKLGIHGLVEVTKRDCESRKEEGEGCHTEVGVQTELPMPEENGRWSRWRREVRDGSSFLWKETQSEGEKETWTQTEEQQVNTGPPSHPAASFDTLDMAAFQSFGMTDSHVVPTDIPYIPISLVYPPHENQPHQLLSAFIDSMQESTAVEHTSVPVVPPPHDFVPPPLLPFTSQATLCGAASQSCGAAPKGASRNVAAAEEWEDEQLEQFQGNIPGYISHFLKPDKEEGSCRGRARSRQGAGVGGARRAGTGERRARKPRARTGGRGRGGITQTVDVQEVGVSRLQKLFLQRWGLRASMTGQGGGAAGRKLYLKTRELLKPAKGRTRRSKMWEFSQSGDVPPYREGGGNTQRGRSTTQQFNKDGLPVGRVWSARAKPTTSVSFSSPHLTCSNTQTLSVFSPALQPSLSPGLQSAASSSLPPPSHEDHPEHFDRLLEEVMMGLDILPNNNNSALHSQPPLPTRSSHCAYASCGNTLAQNNQQGCTTGLLEANTGFHGSTHVAVARGTGSSSSAISEMPVLQQQGEGELNKMLDHFLQSFEQHVDSCTARDEVEMFGQSCTEASQPYTVLRKYRKTKTPHTPRLQNKHTLHPARHSQITPLQQRDETETLQRCSQPRKAFACSASPPKHTEQSLRKVRAPAKRQKKKMRKTVSSSDAKTKSIRDRGDKQLKQMPVVKLERSGPLPAQVTLHKPSCPEVQKPAKTKTGASSRKYPRDNLSKMVQPASWSTKMYPIRSRFREAHIMDSLPFLNEPLLNKRPPSAGRPRPGRPKKNGQILSFSTGESSTPPTQPQPVEPSCMDEQPEKNQARQEEELSVQPQGEAEAPTSRVEKRGAESEKKTSDVAPVAKRVCFERMAQLTSGTCTPSSESSDFVSEPATRKLQDVSSVGDCLQREQREEEPVWREINLRETVGSLMDEEMQSSNDEIIDVEGPTLSPFVKVKPSVSPSSHSAKELSLGLTGSWEDDDEDIDVIGGSSPAPHPVIISWTESSDEEVDEDVDVVGEKTDIASSAIVSTVSKE